In Spinacia oleracea cultivar Varoflay chromosome 5, BTI_SOV_V1, whole genome shotgun sequence, a single window of DNA contains:
- the LOC110776022 gene encoding uncharacterized protein At1g76660, producing the protein MGSEQNRFPQQERRKKWGGCWGGLPCFGAQKGGKRIVPSSRTPDGSAAANQPNGAQGVGLPNQPPSLPPHLLAPPSSPASFSNSAIPSTAQSPRCHLSLSANSPGNPSSTMYATGPYAHETQLVTPPVFSTFTTEPSTAPLTPPPELAHLTTPSSPDVPYAHFLSSSADLKCAGKVYAYPYSPGSPASSLRSPVSRISGDGLSFPERELPSHWDVSLSPRGAKHPRNASGGWLTDNGSQSQASNFFCPETFAQFYLDQPHSGGRLSISKESDVYSNGTVNQSKQNKNSKQEAEELDAYRASFGFSADEMITTSQYVEISDVMDDSFTMMPCTSNKSHVEEATLLGWGHGGSRRSENNSPGEKSAKSGLQMNGRGRQGIVSSKQFGDDEQVGNVSGQSTPSNRYKTDDEDIFSNLGKSKKSRKLNMGLSCSDAEIEYRRGRSLRECRGDLTWH; encoded by the exons CGTAAGAAATGGGGTGGATGTTGGGGTGGACTCCCTTGTTTTGGAGCACAGAAGGGTGGCAAACGTATTGTACCATCATCCCGTACACCTGATGGCAGCGCCGCAGCAAACCAGCCTAATGGAGCTCAGGGTGTTGGTTTACCCAACCAACCTCCTTCTTTACCTCCACATCTTCTTGCTCCTCCTTCTTCCCCAGCATCCTTCTCTAACTCGGCTATTCCTTCAACTGCACAGTCACCGCGTTGTCACCTCTCATTGTCTGCCAATTCACCTGGAAATCCTTCCTCCACTATGTATGCAACTGGCCCGTATGCTCATGAGACCCAACTGGTTACTCCTCCTGTTTTCTCAACCTTTACGACCGAGCCATCAACTGCTCCTTTGACCCCTCCTCCAGAATTGGCTCACCTAACAACACCCTCTTCTCCCGATGTCCCTTATGCGCACTTCCTTTCATCATCTGCTGATCTCAAATGTGCTGGTAAAGTTTATGCTTATCCATACTCACCTGGAAGTCCTGCTAGTAGTCTTAGATCACCCGTTTCAAGAATCTCAGGtgatggtttatcttttcctGAGAGGGAACTCCCTTCTCACTGGGATGTTTCTCTTTCCCCTAGAGGTGCAAAACATCCAAGAAATGCTTCAGGAGGATGGCTTACTGACAACGGTTCTCAATCTCAAGCTTCAAACTTTTTCTGTCCTGAAACATTTGCTCAATTTTATCTTGATCAACCGCATTCTGGTGGGAGGCTAAGTATTTCCAAAGAGTCAGATGTCTACTCTAATGGAACTGTGAATCAGAGCAAGCAGAACAAAAACAGCAAGCAAGAAGCAGAAGAACTAGATGCTTACAGAGCATCTTTTGGCTTTAGTGCTGATGAAATGATCACTACTAGTCAATATGTGGAGATATCTGATGTTATGGATGATTCATTCACCATGATGCCTTGCACCTCTAACAAGTCACATGTAGAAGAAGCAACATTACTAGGATGGGGACATGGGGGCTCAAGAAGGTCGGAAAACAATTCACCTGGTGAAAAATCCGCAAAATCAGGATTGCAAATGAATGGAAGAGGTAGACAGGGGATAGTTTCATCCAAACAATTTGGAG ATGATGAGCAGGTTGGAAATGTCTCTGGTCAGAGTACACCTAGCAACCGTTATAAGACAGACGATGAAGATATATTTTCGAATCTGGGAAAATCGAAAAAAAGCAGAAAGTTAAATATGGGTCTATCCTGCTCGGATGCTGAGATTGAGTATAGGCGAGGGAGGAGCTTGCGAGAATGTAGGGGAGATCTTACATGGCATTAG